In Sphingomonas panacisoli, one genomic interval encodes:
- a CDS encoding DUF202 domain-containing protein: MSDPLPEFDRNLALSADRTILAREQVYGSWVRTGLTSLAAAVGARTLYATVVPAWLAVATGVLLALFSAFCFLAAVWREMSPAFEDLHPSQRRLPPSMLIVINGSLTLVAGAAAVGILIAR, encoded by the coding sequence GTGAGCGATCCGCTCCCCGAGTTCGACCGCAACCTCGCGCTGTCCGCTGATCGCACGATCCTGGCGCGCGAACAGGTCTATGGCTCGTGGGTGCGCACCGGCCTCACGTCATTGGCGGCGGCGGTCGGCGCGCGGACGTTATACGCGACGGTGGTGCCGGCGTGGCTGGCGGTCGCGACCGGCGTGCTGCTGGCGCTGTTCAGTGCCTTCTGCTTCCTCGCCGCCGTGTGGCGCGAGATGAGTCCGGCATTCGAAGACCTGCATCCCAGCCAGCGACGCCTGCCGCCGTCGATGCTGATCGTGATCAACGGATCGCTGACATTGGTCGCGGGTGCGGCCGCGGTCGGTATTCTGATCGCGCGCTAG
- a CDS encoding tRNA-binding protein, producing MHVTHDAGAPAEAEIAFDDWLKVDIRIGTIVAADPFPEARKPAYKLSIDFGEPIGVKRSSVQITEHYALDDLVGRQVAAVVNFPPRQIGPMRSEVLTLGFPDADGKVVLIGPSELVPNGGRLF from the coding sequence ATGCACGTCACGCACGATGCCGGCGCCCCCGCGGAGGCCGAGATCGCGTTCGACGACTGGCTGAAGGTCGATATCCGCATCGGCACGATCGTCGCGGCGGACCCGTTCCCGGAGGCGCGAAAGCCCGCCTACAAGCTGAGCATCGACTTTGGCGAGCCGATCGGCGTCAAGCGATCGTCGGTGCAGATCACCGAGCACTATGCGCTGGACGATTTGGTCGGACGCCAGGTCGCGGCGGTCGTCAACTTCCCGCCGCGCCAGATCGGCCCGATGCGGTCCGAGGTGCTGACGCTTGGTTTCCCCGATGCCGACGGCAAGGTCGTCCTGATCGGCCCGAGCGAGCTGGTGCCGAACGGTGGCCGCCTCTTCTAG
- a CDS encoding glutathione S-transferase family protein has protein sequence MWQLYQFPLCPFSRKVRLLLGEKGVGYTLVRENPWERRDEFIDMNPAGQTPVIADPERDVRLIDSLVICEYFDETVDKAQMINGTAAQRAEIRRLSTWFDTFFYRDVTEKLLGERMIKRVVTKQGPDAKVLREAMKSAVEYLDYTDYLLGRHNWMAGSTLSLADLAAAAQISVADYLGGIDWKSHEETARWYSGMKSRPSFRPLLSERMEGIPAASHYDDVNF, from the coding sequence ATGTGGCAGCTCTATCAATTCCCGCTTTGTCCGTTCTCGCGCAAGGTCCGGCTGCTGCTCGGCGAAAAGGGCGTGGGCTATACCTTGGTGCGCGAAAACCCGTGGGAGCGGCGGGACGAGTTCATCGACATGAACCCAGCCGGGCAGACCCCGGTGATCGCCGATCCCGAACGCGACGTCCGGCTGATCGATTCGCTCGTCATCTGCGAATATTTCGACGAGACGGTCGACAAGGCGCAGATGATCAACGGCACCGCGGCGCAGCGCGCCGAGATCCGGCGGTTGTCGACCTGGTTCGACACCTTCTTCTATCGCGACGTGACCGAGAAGTTGCTCGGCGAGCGGATGATCAAGCGCGTCGTGACCAAGCAGGGGCCCGACGCCAAGGTGCTGCGCGAAGCGATGAAGTCGGCGGTCGAATATCTCGACTACACCGATTACCTGCTCGGCCGGCACAACTGGATGGCCGGATCGACGCTGAGCCTCGCAGATCTGGCGGCGGCGGCACAGATTTCGGTCGCCGACTATCTCGGCGGGATCGACTGGAAGAGCCACGAGGAAACCGCGCGTTGGTATTCGGGGATGAAGAGTAGGCCAAGCTTCCGCCCTTTATTGAGTGAGCGGATGGAAGGGATTCCGGCCGCATCGCATTACGACGACGTGAACTTCTGA